A part of Aquaspirillum sp. LM1 genomic DNA contains:
- a CDS encoding PEP/pyruvate-binding domain-containing protein, producing MNAISDISHRVIDDHAVLDTRADAVGGKAWQLAQLRRYGLPMAEFIVLPAAATAPADEAEHAWAAVQARGWAEVPLAVRSSAVGEDGAHASFAGIHRSCLNVCGAAQLAEAIAAVRASLVSDSARAYRQRLGIAGEARMAVIVMPLLPAVAAGIAFTCDPRDGREDRMLIHAHWGLGEALVGGEADGDEYLLAEDHTDSWRVLNCQLGGKAQQRQCADGGGTELRATPAAQTTRQVLNTTQIETLAALLRDAAYALDFVTPFYDLEWLWDGAHFWLTQARPVTGRPHYTYPALHAQPAIWTRGNTCELLPDPLAAFDWNFSRRGVNALLEQGARLAGYPLQDGVQRAGLFHGRLYLEASIMQWELWNAVDVPPASMNVMMGGHQPEITVPASTWRERLHRGLNMLRYLRRAGAVRQRGEAAIVRVRAMAQRLRAAPPPTDFARLRAAMHEAGQVARSEFDMFFLQGSGGGSLSLLRDTLEKAFPGEGDALGAALLAGGEASVTVQQNYALLALAQQARQSGRDLAPFQQALADFLQAYGHRGHYETYFRSASWREQPDSLLAQLDSLADIDADTLRQRQQHAAAQAWVRIRQHAPWPTRLLLRWLARAANRECNQREAARSALIDNLDAVRHLGNGAIALLRQHGVLRADEGRDALQHLFPWEIDSACQGGLLAAGLRARLLDRQARFARWQAETAPDYLLIQPDGQRAADALPISPVHDNGQGWRGVATGAGVARGRVRRIRHPAEGVALQAGEILVAPSTDPGWTPLFLKAGGLVVETGGYLSHAAIVAREFALPAVVNLPGIMEALQDGEWVEVDGGRGVVRRVGEG from the coding sequence ATGAACGCCATATCGGATATATCCCATCGGGTGATCGACGACCACGCCGTGCTGGACACCCGCGCCGACGCGGTGGGCGGCAAAGCCTGGCAACTGGCGCAACTGCGCCGCTATGGCCTGCCGATGGCGGAGTTTATTGTCTTGCCCGCCGCTGCCACTGCGCCAGCGGATGAAGCCGAACACGCCTGGGCGGCGGTGCAGGCACGTGGCTGGGCCGAGGTGCCGCTGGCGGTGCGTTCGTCTGCCGTGGGTGAAGACGGCGCACACGCCTCGTTTGCCGGCATTCATCGCAGCTGCCTGAATGTCTGCGGCGCGGCGCAACTGGCCGAGGCGATTGCCGCCGTGCGCGCCTCTTTGGTGAGCGACAGCGCCCGCGCCTACCGCCAGCGGCTGGGCATTGCTGGCGAGGCGCGCATGGCGGTGATTGTCATGCCGCTGCTGCCAGCGGTGGCCGCTGGTATCGCCTTTACCTGCGACCCGCGTGATGGCCGCGAAGACCGTATGCTGATCCACGCCCACTGGGGGCTGGGTGAAGCCCTGGTGGGCGGCGAGGCCGACGGCGACGAATACCTGCTGGCCGAAGACCACACCGACAGCTGGCGCGTGCTCAACTGCCAGCTGGGCGGCAAGGCGCAGCAACGGCAATGCGCCGACGGTGGCGGCACCGAATTGCGCGCCACTCCCGCTGCGCAGACCACCCGGCAGGTGCTGAACACCACCCAGATTGAAACCCTGGCTGCGCTGTTGCGCGATGCCGCTTACGCGCTGGATTTTGTCACCCCGTTTTACGACCTGGAATGGCTATGGGATGGCGCGCACTTCTGGCTGACCCAGGCGCGACCGGTGACCGGCCGCCCGCACTATACCTATCCGGCGCTGCACGCCCAGCCGGCGATCTGGACACGTGGCAACACTTGCGAGCTGCTGCCCGACCCGCTGGCGGCATTTGACTGGAATTTCTCCCGGCGTGGGGTCAACGCCCTGCTGGAACAAGGCGCGCGGCTGGCCGGCTACCCCTTGCAAGACGGCGTGCAGCGCGCCGGGCTGTTTCATGGCCGCTTGTACCTGGAAGCCAGCATCATGCAATGGGAGCTGTGGAACGCGGTGGACGTGCCGCCGGCATCAATGAACGTGATGATGGGCGGCCATCAGCCAGAAATTACCGTGCCGGCGTCCACCTGGCGCGAACGCCTGCACCGTGGGCTGAACATGCTGCGTTATCTGCGTCGGGCCGGCGCGGTGCGTCAGCGCGGCGAGGCGGCCATTGTCCGCGTGCGCGCCATGGCCCAGCGCCTGCGCGCCGCGCCGCCGCCCACCGACTTTGCCCGCCTGCGCGCGGCAATGCACGAGGCTGGCCAGGTGGCGCGTAGCGAATTCGACATGTTCTTCTTGCAGGGGTCTGGCGGCGGCAGCCTGTCGCTGTTGCGCGACACGCTGGAAAAAGCCTTTCCTGGCGAAGGGGATGCGTTGGGCGCGGCGCTGCTGGCTGGCGGTGAAGCCAGCGTGACCGTGCAGCAAAACTATGCGCTGCTGGCGCTGGCGCAACAGGCACGCCAGTCGGGCCGCGATTTAGCCCCGTTTCAGCAGGCGCTGGCGGATTTTCTCCAGGCCTATGGCCATCGCGGCCATTACGAAACCTATTTTCGCAGCGCCAGCTGGCGCGAACAGCCCGACAGCCTGCTGGCCCAGCTGGACAGCCTGGCCGACATCGACGCCGACACGCTGCGTCAGCGCCAGCAACACGCCGCTGCGCAAGCCTGGGTGCGCATCCGCCAGCATGCGCCGTGGCCTACCCGTCTGCTGCTGCGCTGGCTGGCCCGCGCCGCCAACCGTGAATGCAACCAGCGCGAAGCGGCGCGCAGCGCGCTGATCGACAACCTGGACGCGGTGCGCCATCTGGGTAACGGTGCCATCGCCCTGCTGCGCCAGCACGGCGTGCTGCGCGCCGACGAAGGCCGCGATGCGCTGCAACACCTGTTTCCATGGGAAATCGACAGCGCTTGCCAGGGTGGTTTGCTTGCTGCCGGCCTGCGTGCGCGCCTGCTGGATCGCCAGGCACGCTTTGCCCGCTGGCAAGCGGAAACCGCACCGGATTATCTGCTGATCCAGCCCGATGGCCAGCGTGCGGCGGACGCGTTGCCCATCTCTCCAGTTCACGATAACGGCCAGGGCTGGCGCGGCGTGGCCACGGGTGCCGGGGTGGCACGTGGCCGCGTGCGCCGCATCCGCCACCCCGCCGAAGGCGTGGCGCTGCAAGCCGGCGAAATCCTGGTGGCCCCATCCACCGACCCCGGCTGGACGCCACTGTTTCTCAAGGCCGGCGGACTGGTGGTGGAAACCGGCGGTTATCTGTCGCACGCCGCCATCGTCGCCCGCGAATTTGCCCTGCCGGCGGTGGTGAATCTGCCGGGGATTATGGAGGCGCTACAAGATGGGGAATGGGTGGAGGTGGATGGCGGGCGTGGGGTGGTGCGGCGGGTGGGGGAGGGGTGA